Genomic DNA from Selenomonas sp. oral taxon 126:
TGTAGACGGCGAAGATCTCGTCGATATGATGACACGCACGCGCACGGAGAAATTCGGCGCAGAGGTCAAGCGCCGCATCCTCATCGGCAACTATGCCCTTTCCGCAGGCTACTACGATGCCTACTATCTGAAGGCGCTGAAGGTGCGGACGCTTATTCAGCAGGACTTCACGCGTACCTTTGAGGATGTCGATGTCATCATGACGCCGACCGCGCCGACACCCGCCTATAAAATCGGCGAGATGTCGAATCCGCTCCAAATGTACCTGCAGGATATTTCGACCGTGCCGGTCAACCTCGCGGGGCTTCCGGGCATCTCCGTACCCTGCGGCTTCACCGCTGCCGGACTTCCCATCGGACTGCAGATCATCGGGCGGCCGCTCGCCGAGGAGACGATCCTGCGCGCAGCATATGCCTATGAGCAGGGACATGACTTTCATACGAAAATGGCGCCGATTGGAGGAAGGGCATGAAATACGAAACCGTCATCGGCCTTGAGATTCACTGCGAGCTCAAGACCAAGACCAAGATCTTCTGCGGCTGTGCCACGGGATTCGGCGCAGATCAGAATACGCATGTCTGTCCCGTCTGCCTCGGACTTCCCGGCGTCCTGCCTGTCGTCAACCGTCAGGTCGTCAACTATGCCATCAAGGCGGGGCTTGCAACGAACTGCACGATCAACGGATACAGCAAGTTTGACCGGAAGAATTACTACTATCCCGATCTGCCGAAGAATTTTCAGACCTCACAGTTCGACCTGCCGATTGCCGAACACGGCTGGGTGGATATCGACACGGAGGCGGGAAAGAAGCGCATCCGTCTGACGCGCATCCACATGGAGGAGGACGCGGGCAAGCTCGTGCACTCCGGTACGACAATCAAGGACTCCGCCTCGTCCAATGTAGACTACAACCGTACGGGCGTGCCCCTGCTCGAGATTGTCTCCGAGCCGGATATGTCCTCGGCGGAAGAGGCGCGCGCCTACATGGAGAAGATCAAGACGATCATGGAGTACATCGACGTCTCCAACTGCCGCATGGAGGAGGGCAACCTCCGCGCGGACATCAACGTCTCCCTGCGTCCCGTCGGCTCGGATGTGCTCGGCACGCGCACGGAGATGAAGAACATCAACTCTTTCAAGGCACTCGAGGATGCTATCAACTACGAGATCGAGCGCCAGACCGAGGTGCTCGAGGACGGCGGTCATATCATACAGGAGACCCGCACATGGGATCCCGAGCGCGGCATCACCCTCTCCATGCGCAGCAAGGAGGAGGCGCACGACTACCGCTATATGCCGGAGCCCGACCTGCCGCCCATTGTGACGAGCGATGAGGAGATTGAGGCGATCCGCAAGGAGCTGCCTGAGCTGCCCGATGCACGCCGCGCACGTCTGATGGACGAGGCAGGGCTGTCGGCATATGACGCCGGGATCATTACGAGTTCGCGCGCGATGGCAGAGTACTACGACGCCGTGACTGCAACGGGCGCTGACGCAAAACTCACAGCAAACTGGCTGATGGGCGATCTTGCGAAAAACCTCAACGCAGAGGGCAAGACCATCGAGGAATCTCCTGTCGATGCAAAGCGCCTCGGCGAGATGATCCTGCTCATATCGAAGGGCACAATCTCGTCGAAAATTGGCAAGACCGTGTTCAAGGAGATGTGGACATCGCCCGATGCGCCAGAAAAAATCGTGAAGGACAAGGGGCTTGTCCAGATCACAGATACAAAGGAAATCGAGGATATTGTCGATCAGGTCATCGCTGCAAACGCAAAGGCGGTCGAGGACTACAAGGGCGGCAATAAGAAGGCAATCGGCGCACTTGTCGGACAGGTCATGAAACAGTCCAAGGGCAAGGCGAACCCACAGATGGTCAACGAACTCTTGGCAAAAAAACTCGGCTGAGACAAACAGCCTTTTCCGAAAGGGAAAGGCTGTTTTTTCTCAGGAATCAGTGATTTCATAATGGGGGAATTTCCATGCACTATGAAGCTGCCATATTTGATCTGGACGGCACATTGGTCAACTCACTGGACGATCTGGCGGACAGTGCGAATGCCGTCCTCCGTAGGCATGGATTTCCCGTGCATGACGTGGAGGAATACTGCTACTTTGTCGGTAATGGATCGCGCAAGCTCATCGAGCGGATTCTTCCAACAGATCGCGCAGCAGATGCAGTATTCGTGCGTGACTTTATGGCGGAATATAAGGCGCACTATGCCGCGCATTTGCTTGATAAAACGAAGCCGTACGACGGCATTATGGAGATGTTGGCTGAACTGCGTCGGCGCAGCATCCCGATGGCAGTCTGTA
This window encodes:
- a CDS encoding HAD family hydrolase is translated as MHYEAAIFDLDGTLVNSLDDLADSANAVLRRHGFPVHDVEEYCYFVGNGSRKLIERILPTDRAADAVFVRDFMAEYKAHYAAHLLDKTKPYDGIMEMLAELRRRSIPMAVCTNKHQSAAEAIMEALFPHDMFCEIIGDQDGLPRKPDPSKVLHIMNNMGVTGDKTLYFGDTSVDMDTACNAGAFAVGVLWGFRPAQELTEHGADVLLAHPMELFEKVTFAER
- the gatB gene encoding Asp-tRNA(Asn)/Glu-tRNA(Gln) amidotransferase subunit GatB, with protein sequence MKYETVIGLEIHCELKTKTKIFCGCATGFGADQNTHVCPVCLGLPGVLPVVNRQVVNYAIKAGLATNCTINGYSKFDRKNYYYPDLPKNFQTSQFDLPIAEHGWVDIDTEAGKKRIRLTRIHMEEDAGKLVHSGTTIKDSASSNVDYNRTGVPLLEIVSEPDMSSAEEARAYMEKIKTIMEYIDVSNCRMEEGNLRADINVSLRPVGSDVLGTRTEMKNINSFKALEDAINYEIERQTEVLEDGGHIIQETRTWDPERGITLSMRSKEEAHDYRYMPEPDLPPIVTSDEEIEAIRKELPELPDARRARLMDEAGLSAYDAGIITSSRAMAEYYDAVTATGADAKLTANWLMGDLAKNLNAEGKTIEESPVDAKRLGEMILLISKGTISSKIGKTVFKEMWTSPDAPEKIVKDKGLVQITDTKEIEDIVDQVIAANAKAVEDYKGGNKKAIGALVGQVMKQSKGKANPQMVNELLAKKLG